DNA sequence from the Acidimicrobiales bacterium genome:
TCGGCTTGGCGGCAGGCACGAGCGGCCCGGGAGGCGCCGGGCGCTGACGCTAGGTGCAAACGCCCGGCATTAATGCTCAGCCGACGGCGAGCGCATTGTCGACCCAGGTCCGCAAGGTGGCCAGGGGACGGCGCCGGTCTGCCGGGCGGCTACTTGCCCGTGGCGCAGGACCAACAAGGTCGGGATGGCCTGGACCCCGAAACGCTGAGAGATCTGCGGCGAGGTGTCGACGTTCACCTTGACCAGCTTGACCTTGCCTGCCAGGTCGCGGGCGAGCTTCTCGAGCGCGG
Encoded proteins:
- the trxA gene encoding thioredoxin, encoding MAKAAKIPVVVDLWAPWCGPCRMVSPALEKLARDLAGKVKLVKVNVDTSPQISQRFGVQAIPTLLVLRHGQVAARQTGAVPWPPCGPGSTMRSPSAEH